The genomic interval TATTTTTGGCAAAATAACTTTATTGGGCAAAATAGCTGATTTTGATAAAATTGCCATAGTTAGTTCTTCACAATATCTTTTCACTAAAGATAATTTATTGTTTTTTAAAGGAATTGACAAATCAAATCCTGATGCTGTTTCTGAGATTAAAATTTTAGAAAAAACCTTTGACAATTTTTATTACAAAGAACAAATTTTATCTATTTTTACAGCTACAGATATATCAAATTATAAAATCGTAACACCGTAATGCACATAGCAATAGCAGGAAACATAGGCGCAGGAAAGACCACTCTAACCAAATTATTAGCGAAACATTTCAAATGGGAACCTCATTATGAAGATGTAGTTGATAATCCGTATTTGGATGATTTTTACCATCAAATGGAGCGCTGGTCGTTTAATCTTCAGATTTATTTCCTAAACAGCCGTTTTCGTCAAGTGCAGCAAATTCGCGAAAGCGGAAAAAAAATCATTCAAGACAGAACGATTTATGAAGATGCGCATATTTTCGCTCCCAACTTATATGCAATGGGATTAATGACAAGTCGTGATTTTGAAAATTACACGTCTTTGTTTGAATTAATGGAATCGTTGGTTAAAGCTCCAGATTTATTGATTTATTTAAGAAGTTCTATTCCGAATTTGGTTGGACAGATTCACAAACGCGGACGCGAATATGAAAACTCTATTTCTATCGATTATTTAAGCCGTTTGAATGAAAGATACGAAGCTTGGATTCAGACTTATGCTAAAGGAAAATTATTGATTATTGATGTTGACAATATTAATTTTGTTGACAATCCTGAAGATTTAGGAGATATCATTAACAGAATTGATGCTGAATTGAATGGGTTGTTTTAAAACACGAATTACACAGATTTACACGAAATAAAAAATGCCTCTAAATAATTTGAGAGGCATTTTTTGTTTTTTCGAACAAAATTATTTATAATTATTTTCTTACTTTTGTTTGTCGAATAAAATTTCCCGTATTGGGAAAATTCATTATCTTTGTCAAACTAAGTATGAGAATAATAGCAAAAAGAACATTGCAAAATTTTTGGGAAAGATTTCCAAATTCAAAACAACAATTGTTAGCTTGGTATCAAGTATTTGATAAAAATAATTTTGATAATTCAAATGCCATAAAATCATTTTTTGGGACAGCAGATTTCGTAGGTAACAATAAAGTAGTTTTCAATATTTGCGGAAATCATTATCGCTTAATTGTAAAAATCAATTACGAAACTCAAATTGTCTATATTCTTTTTGTTGGAACACATAACGAATATGATGATTTAAAAGATATTAAAAATTTGTAAAATGAATATAAAACCAATAAAAACAGAGGAAGATTACAGTTTGGCTTTAGAAAAAGTTAATTCTCTTTTTGATGCAAAGCCTGACACTATCGAAGGTGACGAGTTAGATATTCTAGTTACACTGATAGAGAAATACGAACAGATACATTACCCAATTCCAGAACCCGATCCAATTGAAGCAATTCGGTTCATGATGGAACAAAATGGATTAACTGATTCCGATTTAGGGATTATTTTAAACAGCAGATCAAGAGTCTCTGAATTATTTAATCGAAAAAGAGCATTGACAATAAAGCAAATCAGAGTGTTAAATGAAAAACTTCATATTCCAGCATCAACTTTAATAAAAGAATATGCTTTAAACCTATAAAAAATGCCTCTAAAATTATTTAGAGGCATTTTTGTTTAAGAAACTTTGTTAAAGTTATTATTTAGCAGCTTCAACTTTCGCTAAAACTTCTTCTTCTGTTCCTTCAAAAACTTCAGTTGTTGTTTTACCATTTTCTGTTTTAGTAACAGTTCCAGTCGTTTTTCCGTTTATATTTTTAACTTCCACTTTCACAGATGATTTCTCATATTTGCTAGTGTCAAAGCAATCCGTTTTTTTATAAGGATTTCCATTTTCATCAAAATGAGCTAAACATTTAGCTGTTTCTTCTGGCGAACAACCTTTTTCTTTACACATTTTAATGCACTCTTCTTTTGTCATTTTAGACAAATCACCACATTTAGAAACTCCGCCAGCGTGTAGTTCTGTTTTAGCACAGCAAGAAGCTTTTCCTGCAATGTCAGAATGTGCATTTCCTTCGCCCAAAATTGGCGCAATTACCAACCCTATTAAACAAGTTAATTTGATTAAAATATTCATTGAAGGTCCAGAAGTATCTTTAAACGGATCTCCAACAGTATCTCCAGTCACGGCTGCTTTATGCGCATCTGAACCTTTATAAGTCATTTCGCCGTTGATCATAACTCCAGCTTCGAAAGATTTCTTAGCGTTGTCCCAAGCACCTCCTGCATTGTTTTGGAAAACTGCCCAAAGAACACCAGAAACGGTAACTCCAGCCATATATCCTCCTAACATTTCAGCAATTAACTGATTATTGTCTGAATAAACTAACTTACCTAAAAGAACAATTAAAATAGGAAAACCAATTGTTAGAATTCCTGGCAGCATCATTTCGCGAAGAGCGGCTTTTGTAGAAATTTCAACGCATTTTCCATATTCAGGTTTTCCTGTTCCTTCCATAATTCCAGCAATTTCCTTGAACTGGCGGCGAACTTCGTACACCATATCCATTGCTGCTTTTCCAACAGAATTCATTGCCAAAGCAGAGAAAACCACAGGAATCATTCCTCCGACAAATAACATTGCTAAAACAGGTGCTTTAAAAATATTGATTCCGTCAATTCCTGTAAAGGTTACATAAGCCGCAAATAAAGCCAATGAAGTTAAAGCTGCAGAAGCAATTGCAAAACCTTTTCCAGTTGCTGCTGTCGTATTTCCTACTGAATCTAAAATATCTGTTCTTGTACGAACTTCTTTTGGCAATTCGCTCATTTCTGCTATTCCACCCGCATTATCAGAAATTGGTCCGAAAGCATCAATTGCTAATTGCATTGCTGTTGTTGCCATCATTGCTGAAGCAGCCAGTGCCACTCCATAAAATCCTGCCAAAGCATACGAGATCCAGATTGCTACAGCAAATAAAATTACAGTTGGAAAAGTAGAAATCATTCCTGTCGCCAAACCTGCAATTACGTTTGTTCCTGCACCAGTTGATGATTTTTGAACAATTGCCAAAACGGGTTTTGTACCTAATCCTGTATAATATTCTGTTACTGATGAGATTGCTCCACCAACAACTAATCCAACTAGAGTTGCGTAGAAAACTCTCATTGATGAAATCGCTTTAGAGCCTTCACCAAAGAAACTCATCTGCATGGTTTCTGGTAACATATATTGTACTAAAAAGAAACAAGCCACCGCTGTTAAAATAATAGAAACCCAGTTTCCTACATTTAATGCTTTCTGTACTTGAGCTTCTCTTGCGTTATCGTCTGAAATTTTCACTAAAAGTGTTCCTATAATAGAAAATATGATTCCGAAACCAGCAATTGCCATTGGAAGCAATATTGGTCCAATTCCGCCAAAAGCATCATTGATACTTCCGCCCATATCTTTTATCACATAGTTTCCTAGCACCATTGCGGCTAAAACCGTTGCTACATACGAACCAAATAAATCAGCTCCCATCCCCGCAACGTCACCAACATTATCTCCTACGTTATCAGCAATTGTTGCCGGATTACGCGGATCATCTTCTGGAATTCCTGCTTCTACTTTACCCACTAAATCGGCACCAACGTCAGCAGCTTTTGTATAGATTCCACCTCCAACTCTGGCAAACAATGCAATAGATTCTGCACCAAGCGAAAAACCTGCTAAAGTTTCTAAAACAACTGTCATTGTATCGGTATCTTTCCAAACTCCGTCAGAAAAAAGATTAAAGAAAATTATAAAGAAAGCTGTCAAACCTAAAACAGCCAAACCTGCAACACCTAAACCCATTACGGTTCCGCCTCCAAAAGAAACTTTTAAGGCCTGCGGTAAACTGGTACGTGCTGCCTGAGTGGTTCTAACGTTTGTTTTTGTTGCTATTTTCATTCCAATATTTCCTGCATAAGCAGAAAATAATGCACCAAAAATAAAGGCAATTACGATTAATAAATGTGTTTTAACTCCTGGGATAAAAGTAATTCCTGCCAAAGCTAAACTGGCAATAATTACGAAAATCGTTAGTAATTTATATTCTGCTTTCAGGAAGGCTAAAGCTCCTTCGTAGATGTAATCTGAAATCTCTTTCATCTTACCATCTCCGGCGTCTTGTTTTAAAACCCAACTCCTTTTTATTCCCATGAAAAGTAATCCTAAAACTGCCATGACAATAGGCAGGTAAATCATAAATGCATTCATAATATATTAATGGTTTTGGTTAATAGTCAACAATCTAACTAAAACGAATTTAAACAAAAAAGCAATACTCCTGACGGCAGTATTGCTTTTTTTATATTAGAATACGGTTAAAATTATTTAATACTAAATAATCCCTCTGGTTTATTTTCAATATCATCAAAACGCTTAGTACATTCTGCAATAATGTCAAATGCTTCTTTAACGTCTCCCCATCCTTCTACGTCTACTTTTTTGTTTTCAAGATCTTTGTAAACTTGGAAAAAGTGCTCGATTTCTTTTAATAAGTGTCCGTTAATATCTGAAAGGTCATTTAATGAATTCCAGATTGGATCTGAAACTGGTACACAAATAATTTTTTCGTCTGGTCCTTTATCATCTGCCATGTGGAAAACTCCAATTGGCTTTACTTCAATTACACATCCAGGAAAAGTTGGTTCGTTAATTAAAACTAATACATCAAGAGGATCTCCGTCTAAAGCTAAAGTTTCTGGAATAAATCCGTAATCTGCTGGGTACATCATTGAAGAGAATAACATTCTATCAAAACGCATTCTTTTAATTTCAAAATCGTACTCGTATTTATTTCTGCTTCCTCTCGGTATTTCGATTAATACATCGAAAGTCGTTAATTTGTCTGCGGTCATTTTCGTTTTTTATTGTTTCTATAATTTCGGTTGCAAAAATAACTAAAGAATCTAGTTTTACAATAAAAAACAAGGTTAAATTATCCGCATTAGAGTTTAAAAAACAAGCATTTAATAAGTAATTGTTCGATTTCTTTTTTTCAGGTAATAATGCCAAAGCAAATAAGTGGCATAAGAACGATAAGGACTCCATTGTTGAGCATGAATTTCCATTTCTTGCTTATCGTGAATATTTAATAATTCTTTTATGGTATTAATGACGGCAATATCTCCCAACGGAATCAAATCGGGCTCTTGAAGACAGAACATTAAATAGATATCAATGGTCCAATTTCCGATTCCTTTTAGTTTAATTAATTCTTCACGAACTTGCTTTGCTGATTTTAATGCTAAACTTTCAACATCTAATTCTTTACTTAAAATGGCCCTGGCTAAAATCTTAATGTATTTTGTTTTTTGACGGCTTACTCCAAAATTTCTAAATTCTTCATCTGAAAGAACAGCCATTGTCTCAGGATTGCAAGTGGTATACGATTTAATTTTTAAAAATGTAGCTTTCGCAGAATCGATAGAAACCTGCTGTTCTAAAATTAATAACACTAAAGTTTCAAAACCCTGAGGACGCTTTGGAATTTGAGGTAATCCGTATTTCTCAATAATTTCTAGAAATATTGGGTTTTTAGCTGAAAGAAAATCAATAGCTTCTTGCATAATTTTGGATTTCTAAAGTAAATCAAAAATAAGAAAAATGAAATTAGTTCTCGCAAAGCCTCAAAGCCGCAGAGTTTTTGCATAAAAAAGCCGCAAAGAATAGAAACCTTTGCGACTTTGTAACTTTGAATCTTTGTCCCTTCTTAAGCTAGAAATAAAACCCAAAAGATCCTTTTATGGCAAATTTATGTGCATCTGGCATATCTAAATAATTTCCTCTCCATGAAAAATCAAGGCGGAAAACTTTAAAGATATTTCCAATTCCTGCATTGTATTCCCAGTATACTTTTTCTGGAGCATTATATGGCAATCCCGAAGCATTAATGGCACGGTTAGCATCAGAAATAGTTCCATGAACTGCTCTAACCCCAATAAATTCTCTCCAATTTAATTTTCTCATAAATGGAATTCTAGCGAACAATCTTCCACCAAAATCATGATTCCATTGCAAAGTTGTATATTGATCGGTTACGAATTCGTAAAAATTCAAGTTACTAAACGTATTTTCTATTGTAAAATAAGTTTGGTTACCCGGAATTACACTCATTAATCCTAACGGAATTGTTCCGAATGTTTTTCCTGTTTCAATTGTAATATTTGTTCTTCCTAAAGGTCCAATAATAATTGGCTGTCTATAGAAAAGTTGAATTTTTTCGTAAGCAAAATCACTATCAAAAACACCTTTAAGTCCGTAACTAAAGTTTACGAAGAAATGGCTAAAAGGACTGTCTACTAAATCTCTTTCTACACCATAACCAATAGTTTTTCTATTTGGCATATATTCAAACTGAATATTCGCTTCTGATTGTTTTACCATACTCTGAACAACTCCCGTCGGATTTGCAGTGCTTGGCAAAGTTGTATAATAATCTAAACTAAAGGTTTTTGAAGCAGATTCTAATGTTCGATACGAAAGTCCCGCAGAAACAATAAAGTTCTTTTTGGCTTCCATTTCGATAGAAACATTACTCAAATTAATATTGGTTAATTTTCCATTACTTCCTGTTGTAAACAAAGCAGAAGATGCAAAACTTCGACCTAAAACATCATTTGTTGTAGTTAAACTAGCTCCAATTTGTTCGATGTCACGCCTATTTCCACCAGAAATAATAACTCGATTTTTCTTATCGACCATCCATTTTCCAGAAACTCCATATTTGAATTTATTATCATCAAATCCGTAAGCTGTATAAGCTTGTATACGCCAAGGATCGTTTGGTCCGAAATAGGTTCTTCCTCCTGCTCTTAATCGCAAACCTTCAACTTCATTGTAACCAAAAGTAGAGAAAATTGGCCCGAAATCGAAGTTTTTAAATTCGACATAACCACTACCTAAAATGGAGACGAGATTATACAGCTGCTTAAATCGCTTGACAGTTTGCAATGTGTCGAGCATTTTATAAATACCCGCTTCGTCTTTATTTAATTTCTCAAAACGATTTTCTTCCCAGAATTCGGGAGGTCGCTCATAAACCGCGTTATCAATAAAATTGACTTCTTCTTTATAAAACTTCTCTGGTTTCTGAATATTGAATTTATGGTTACGATACAATGTCGTTCGTTTTCCGTAAACTCCTTTTGATTTTTCTTTTTTATTTAAAGCAAAATCAGACATCATGTAATCGCGCGTTAAAAGAAAAACTGAATCGTTTTCTACTTCAAATTCTTGTTCGATGTAAATATCTTTTACCCAGTTAATATTGGCACTTTTAGTAACCCCCATATTAATTTTCTTGATGGCAAAAGTGGTATCATTTACCCAGAAATCTCCTTTGAAGGTTAATTCGTTTTTACGTCTCGGATAAAAAACAATATTAAAACACCACTTTTTATCGATATAAGCGCTGTCTTTTAATACATAGTTATAGACATCAATTCCAGTTTTAGAAAGCGGACTTGTAAAACTTTTATCAAAAAACTTAAGGTGATTATCGTAAATATTATAGTCGGAATAAAGGTCTTTTACAAAAGATAAAATCTGCTGATTCCCATTAAATCCAGACATTTTATTTCCCGTCAAATTCTCTTTAACCTTTTTCAATTTATTATCTCCGTAAACATCGTAAACCGATTCGTTGATAAAAATTGGAAGATACGTTTTTCCCGTAACATCAGAAGTATCAACATGATTGAAGACAAACTCCATTCCTTTAAAAAGTTTATTTTTCATGAATGCACTATCAATCGTGTTCATGTCAAACTCTACTTTTTCATACTTCTGCATTTGATATTGATTGAATTGGTAAAGTCCGTTTTTACGTTTTCTTTCCCAAATTTTCCTCAAAATATCCAATGCTGGATTATTTTTCTTAGAAGTTTTTCCTGTATAAATTACAACCTCATTT from Flavobacterium sp. YJ01 carries:
- a CDS encoding deoxynucleoside kinase is translated as MHIAIAGNIGAGKTTLTKLLAKHFKWEPHYEDVVDNPYLDDFYHQMERWSFNLQIYFLNSRFRQVQQIRESGKKIIQDRTIYEDAHIFAPNLYAMGLMTSRDFENYTSLFELMESLVKAPDLLIYLRSSIPNLVGQIHKRGREYENSISIDYLSRLNERYEAWIQTYAKGKLLIIDVDNINFVDNPEDLGDIINRIDAELNGLF
- a CDS encoding type II toxin-antitoxin system HigB family toxin, yielding MRIIAKRTLQNFWERFPNSKQQLLAWYQVFDKNNFDNSNAIKSFFGTADFVGNNKVVFNICGNHYRLIVKINYETQIVYILFVGTHNEYDDLKDIKNL
- a CDS encoding DNA-binding protein yields the protein MNIKPIKTEEDYSLALEKVNSLFDAKPDTIEGDELDILVTLIEKYEQIHYPIPEPDPIEAIRFMMEQNGLTDSDLGIILNSRSRVSELFNRKRALTIKQIRVLNEKLHIPASTLIKEYALNL
- a CDS encoding sodium-translocating pyrophosphatase, with protein sequence MNAFMIYLPIVMAVLGLLFMGIKRSWVLKQDAGDGKMKEISDYIYEGALAFLKAEYKLLTIFVIIASLALAGITFIPGVKTHLLIVIAFIFGALFSAYAGNIGMKIATKTNVRTTQAARTSLPQALKVSFGGGTVMGLGVAGLAVLGLTAFFIIFFNLFSDGVWKDTDTMTVVLETLAGFSLGAESIALFARVGGGIYTKAADVGADLVGKVEAGIPEDDPRNPATIADNVGDNVGDVAGMGADLFGSYVATVLAAMVLGNYVIKDMGGSINDAFGGIGPILLPMAIAGFGIIFSIIGTLLVKISDDNAREAQVQKALNVGNWVSIILTAVACFFLVQYMLPETMQMSFFGEGSKAISSMRVFYATLVGLVVGGAISSVTEYYTGLGTKPVLAIVQKSSTGAGTNVIAGLATGMISTFPTVILFAVAIWISYALAGFYGVALAASAMMATTAMQLAIDAFGPISDNAGGIAEMSELPKEVRTRTDILDSVGNTTAATGKGFAIASAALTSLALFAAYVTFTGIDGINIFKAPVLAMLFVGGMIPVVFSALAMNSVGKAAMDMVYEVRRQFKEIAGIMEGTGKPEYGKCVEISTKAALREMMLPGILTIGFPILIVLLGKLVYSDNNQLIAEMLGGYMAGVTVSGVLWAVFQNNAGGAWDNAKKSFEAGVMINGEMTYKGSDAHKAAVTGDTVGDPFKDTSGPSMNILIKLTCLIGLVIAPILGEGNAHSDIAGKASCCAKTELHAGGVSKCGDLSKMTKEECIKMCKEKGCSPEETAKCLAHFDENGNPYKKTDCFDTSKYEKSSVKVEVKNINGKTTGTVTKTENGKTTTEVFEGTEEEVLAKVEAAK
- a CDS encoding inorganic diphosphatase, which encodes MTADKLTTFDVLIEIPRGSRNKYEYDFEIKRMRFDRMLFSSMMYPADYGFIPETLALDGDPLDVLVLINEPTFPGCVIEVKPIGVFHMADDKGPDEKIICVPVSDPIWNSLNDLSDINGHLLKEIEHFFQVYKDLENKKVDVEGWGDVKEAFDIIAECTKRFDDIENKPEGLFSIK
- a CDS encoding DNA-3-methyladenine glycosylase 2 family protein, producing the protein MQEAIDFLSAKNPIFLEIIEKYGLPQIPKRPQGFETLVLLILEQQVSIDSAKATFLKIKSYTTCNPETMAVLSDEEFRNFGVSRQKTKYIKILARAILSKELDVESLALKSAKQVREELIKLKGIGNWTIDIYLMFCLQEPDLIPLGDIAVINTIKELLNIHDKQEMEIHAQQWSPYRSYATYLLWHYYLKKRNRTITY
- a CDS encoding DUF5686 family protein — encoded protein: MKRIILLSLFFVFAFAAIATAQTKVSGIVLDKSNQPIPFANVVFKGSNTGIVSNEDGRFYLESPNTYTALLVTSAGFSDKEVPLEKAVNYNFKIVLGEAEALNEVVIYTGKTSKKNNPALDILRKIWERKRKNGLYQFNQYQMQKYEKVEFDMNTIDSAFMKNKLFKGMEFVFNHVDTSDVTGKTYLPIFINESVYDVYGDNKLKKVKENLTGNKMSGFNGNQQILSFVKDLYSDYNIYDNHLKFFDKSFTSPLSKTGIDVYNYVLKDSAYIDKKWCFNIVFYPRRKNELTFKGDFWVNDTTFAIKKINMGVTKSANINWVKDIYIEQEFEVENDSVFLLTRDYMMSDFALNKKEKSKGVYGKRTTLYRNHKFNIQKPEKFYKEEVNFIDNAVYERPPEFWEENRFEKLNKDEAGIYKMLDTLQTVKRFKQLYNLVSILGSGYVEFKNFDFGPIFSTFGYNEVEGLRLRAGGRTYFGPNDPWRIQAYTAYGFDDNKFKYGVSGKWMVDKKNRVIISGGNRRDIEQIGASLTTTNDVLGRSFASSALFTTGSNGKLTNINLSNVSIEMEAKKNFIVSAGLSYRTLESASKTFSLDYYTTLPSTANPTGVVQSMVKQSEANIQFEYMPNRKTIGYGVERDLVDSPFSHFFVNFSYGLKGVFDSDFAYEKIQLFYRQPIIIGPLGRTNITIETGKTFGTIPLGLMSVIPGNQTYFTIENTFSNLNFYEFVTDQYTTLQWNHDFGGRLFARIPFMRKLNWREFIGVRAVHGTISDANRAINASGLPYNAPEKVYWEYNAGIGNIFKVFRLDFSWRGNYLDMPDAHKFAIKGSFGFYF